A DNA window from Maribellus comscasis contains the following coding sequences:
- the iolD gene encoding 3D-(3,5/4)-trihydroxycyclohexane-1,2-dione acylhydrolase (decyclizing), which translates to MMKTIKLTVAQATMKYLKNQYSERDGIEQPFFAGCFGIFGHGNLAGFGQALQQEPDFRYYLVRNEQAAVHTSAGYAKMKNRLSTFACVSSIGPGATNMVTAAAGATINRLPVLLMPGDIFAQRTVAPVLQQYESPLSQDISVNDCFKPVSKYWDRINRPGQLITSLPEVMRVLTSPAGTGAVTLCIPQDVQAEAFNFPAEMFEKRVWHVPRPRADVQAVKRAVDLIRSAKNPMIIAGGGVIYSEAETALNNFVHSTGIPVGETFAGKGSLPYDDPHNLGATGATGTEGANAISSAADLVIGIGTRYSDFTTASKTAFQNKKVKFININITEFDGYKHSGLALTGDAKVILEELLEKLENYKVDEAYRKKVAEFNKSWDEKVAAAYKADGNEVPSQSEVIGAVNNFIEPKDVVLCASGSAPGDLHKLWRTSDSKGFHLEYGYSCMGYEISGGLGAKMACPDREIYIILGDGGYLMMPSEIITSLQEGYKLTIILIDNNGFASIGGLSKSIGSEGFGTKYLYRDKSSGQLEGERLPVDLAKNAESLGAKVYKTSDVASFNEALKMAKTEDRTTVIYIQTVPERKIAGYGYAWWDVPIAEVSESESVQKARKNYDEQKKKQRYFF; encoded by the coding sequence ATGATGAAAACTATCAAACTTACGGTTGCGCAGGCAACCATGAAATACCTCAAAAATCAGTATTCTGAAAGAGACGGAATTGAACAGCCTTTTTTTGCCGGATGTTTTGGAATTTTTGGGCATGGTAACCTTGCCGGTTTTGGTCAGGCCTTGCAGCAGGAACCCGATTTCAGATACTACCTCGTGCGGAACGAACAGGCAGCGGTACACACTTCGGCTGGATATGCCAAAATGAAAAACCGCTTATCCACTTTTGCGTGTGTTTCTTCCATTGGCCCGGGAGCTACGAATATGGTAACCGCAGCAGCCGGAGCAACCATAAACCGTCTTCCGGTTTTATTGATGCCCGGTGATATTTTTGCTCAGCGGACTGTCGCGCCGGTGCTTCAACAATATGAGTCGCCATTGTCGCAGGATATTTCAGTAAACGACTGTTTTAAACCGGTTTCAAAATACTGGGATCGCATAAACCGTCCGGGACAGTTGATTACTTCACTTCCTGAAGTAATGCGTGTATTAACTTCACCTGCCGGCACGGGTGCGGTAACACTTTGTATTCCGCAGGATGTGCAGGCTGAAGCTTTTAATTTTCCTGCTGAAATGTTTGAAAAAAGAGTGTGGCATGTGCCACGGCCGCGTGCCGATGTTCAGGCAGTAAAAAGAGCGGTTGATTTAATTCGCTCGGCAAAAAATCCGATGATAATTGCCGGGGGCGGAGTAATTTACAGCGAAGCGGAAACAGCACTTAATAACTTTGTCCATTCAACCGGGATTCCTGTTGGCGAAACATTTGCCGGAAAAGGGTCGTTGCCGTATGACGATCCGCACAATCTTGGCGCTACCGGCGCTACCGGAACGGAAGGTGCCAATGCCATTAGTTCGGCTGCCGATTTGGTTATTGGAATTGGTACCAGATACAGCGACTTTACAACTGCCTCAAAAACAGCTTTTCAAAACAAAAAGGTAAAATTCATCAATATTAATATTACTGAATTTGATGGTTATAAACACAGCGGACTGGCACTTACCGGCGATGCAAAAGTAATTTTGGAAGAGCTTCTTGAAAAACTTGAAAATTATAAAGTCGATGAAGCATATCGAAAGAAAGTGGCTGAATTCAACAAAAGCTGGGACGAAAAGGTAGCGGCAGCCTACAAAGCTGACGGGAATGAAGTTCCAAGTCAGTCGGAAGTAATTGGAGCTGTAAATAATTTTATTGAGCCCAAAGACGTTGTTCTGTGTGCTTCAGGGAGTGCTCCGGGTGATTTACACAAACTTTGGCGTACCAGCGATTCAAAAGGCTTTCATCTGGAATATGGTTATTCGTGTATGGGCTACGAAATATCGGGTGGCTTGGGCGCAAAAATGGCCTGCCCCGACCGTGAAATTTATATAATCCTGGGTGATGGTGGTTATTTAATGATGCCTTCTGAAATTATAACTTCTCTGCAGGAAGGATACAAACTCACGATAATCTTAATTGATAATAACGGATTTGCAAGTATCGGCGGTCTGTCGAAATCGATCGGAAGCGAAGGTTTCGGTACAAAATATTTATATCGCGATAAATCTTCCGGGCAACTGGAGGGAGAGCGTCTGCCTGTTGATTTGGCAAAAAATGCAGAAAGTCTTGGTGCAAAAGTGTATAAAACCTCTGATGTTGCCTCTTTTAACGAAGCTTTAAAAATGGCAAAAACGGAAGATCGCACTACTGTTATTTATATACAAACAGTGCCCGAAAGAAAAATTGCAGGTTATGGTTATGCCTGGTGGGATGTACCTATAGCCGAAGTTTCTGAATCGGAATCAGTGCAAAAAGCCCGAAAAAACTATGATGAACAAAAGAAAAAACAAAGATATTTTTTTTAA
- a CDS encoding class II fructose-bisphosphate aldolase: MLVSTSELFKKCYGRYGIAAVNVWDMEQIHGLFAAAQKANSPFIIQTTPVARNYASSEMLIAMISAAAKIYPKTVFAIHLDHGNKEHAFQSILSGDYTSVMIDASHEPFDENVKITKEIVEEAHKKSISVEAELGVLSGVEDDLVVDEKNKKYTQPDEVVEFVEQAGCDSLAVAVGTSHGAYKFSGKQGLQFDILEEIQQKLPGFPLVLHGGSAVNKDEIQRINAAGGQLGIDAKGVSDKEIIKAIQFGVCKINIATDARLIWTRVVREFFKYSPAQFDPIVPGKSYMEAFEKFCIKKFELFKSTGKASEFKS, from the coding sequence ATGCTTGTTTCAACCAGTGAACTATTCAAAAAATGTTACGGCAGGTATGGAATTGCTGCGGTAAATGTTTGGGATATGGAGCAAATTCACGGATTGTTTGCTGCAGCTCAAAAAGCAAACTCTCCTTTTATTATTCAAACCACACCGGTTGCCCGAAATTATGCTTCTTCTGAAATGTTGATTGCAATGATTTCTGCGGCAGCTAAAATTTATCCCAAAACAGTTTTTGCCATTCATCTCGATCATGGAAACAAAGAACATGCATTCCAAAGTATCCTATCGGGAGATTACACCTCGGTTATGATTGATGCGTCACACGAACCCTTTGATGAGAATGTGAAAATTACCAAAGAGATTGTTGAAGAAGCACACAAAAAAAGTATTTCGGTTGAAGCTGAATTGGGGGTTTTAAGTGGTGTGGAAGATGATTTGGTTGTGGATGAAAAGAATAAAAAATATACACAGCCAGACGAAGTTGTTGAATTTGTTGAACAAGCCGGATGCGATAGTTTGGCGGTTGCCGTTGGAACAAGCCACGGTGCATATAAATTTTCAGGGAAACAGGGACTTCAGTTTGATATTCTGGAAGAGATTCAGCAAAAATTACCCGGATTTCCTCTGGTTCTCCATGGCGGTTCGGCAGTAAATAAGGATGAGATACAACGAATAAATGCAGCCGGTGGTCAGTTGGGTATTGATGCTAAGGGAGTTTCAGATAAGGAAATCATTAAGGCAATTCAGTTTGGCGTGTGCAAAATAAACATTGCAACCGATGCCCGTTTGATTTGGACGCGCGTGGTTCGTGAATTTTTTAAGTATTCTCCGGCTCAGTTCGATCCCATCGTTCCGGGAAAATCATATATGGAAGCGTTTGAAAAGTTTTGCATCAAAAAATTTGAATTATTTAAATCAACAGGAAAAGCAAGTGAATTTAAAAGTTAA
- the iolC gene encoding 5-dehydro-2-deoxygluconokinase produces the protein MSEPEKIFDVTTYGRSSIDLYSQEVGSPFEEIPGFHAFVGGSPLNIAVGCSRLGLNASLLTGVGKDKVGDFLLNFLKKEKVVTENIPVIEGARSSAVILGIEPPDRFPLVYYRDNCADSQITIDHVLEAGIEKSRMLEVSGTALNIEPTRSSAFLAAEIARKNKIPVMLDLDFRADQWHDIRAFGVTTRAFMRNANIVLGTEEEVLAAFLTHESQLKISHQQISAPEIKGDIDAAIQGILSFGVDALILKTGSRGAIVYLPDGTIQEVPGFPVEVVNILGAGDAFAAGFIYGFLKGWDWYKCCRMGNACGAHVVTQLGCANFTPYENEILEFIESQGGF, from the coding sequence ATGAGTGAGCCGGAAAAAATTTTTGACGTAACTACGTATGGAAGATCATCCATCGATTTGTACTCGCAGGAAGTGGGTAGCCCGTTTGAAGAAATACCTGGGTTCCATGCTTTTGTTGGTGGTTCACCTCTGAATATCGCAGTGGGGTGCAGCCGTTTGGGATTAAATGCCTCTTTGCTTACCGGGGTTGGGAAAGACAAGGTGGGCGATTTTTTGCTGAATTTTTTGAAAAAGGAAAAAGTGGTTACAGAAAATATTCCTGTAATTGAGGGAGCCAGAAGTTCTGCTGTGATTTTGGGAATTGAACCTCCTGATCGCTTTCCGCTGGTGTATTACCGTGATAATTGCGCTGACTCACAAATAACCATCGATCATGTGCTGGAAGCAGGGATCGAAAAATCGCGCATGCTGGAAGTTTCGGGAACAGCTTTGAATATTGAACCTACCCGGAGTTCTGCTTTTCTGGCGGCTGAAATAGCCCGTAAAAATAAAATCCCGGTTATGCTTGATCTTGATTTTCGCGCTGACCAATGGCACGATATCCGCGCATTTGGAGTTACCACCCGCGCATTTATGCGAAATGCCAATATCGTTTTGGGAACCGAAGAAGAAGTACTCGCGGCTTTTCTAACGCATGAATCACAGTTAAAAATAAGCCACCAGCAAATTTCCGCACCCGAAATAAAAGGGGATATTGACGCAGCTATCCAGGGAATTTTGAGTTTTGGCGTTGATGCACTGATATTAAAAACCGGCTCGCGCGGCGCTATTGTTTATTTGCCGGACGGGACCATTCAGGAAGTTCCCGGTTTTCCGGTGGAAGTGGTAAATATTCTTGGTGCCGGTGATGCGTTTGCCGCAGGTTTTATCTATGGTTTTCTGAAAGGATGGGATTGGTATAAGTGCTGCCGGATGGGAAATGCCTGCGGAGCGCATGTGGTTACCCAACTGGGCTGCGCCAATTTTACACCCTACGAAAATGAGATTCTCGAATTTATTGAATCACAAGGTGGATTTTAA
- a CDS encoding LacI family DNA-binding transcriptional regulator yields the protein MKKSRTTITEIANQLGVSPSTVSRALNDHPAISKKTKKAVVKLARKLNYQPNLLALNLLKNKTNTIGVVVPEITSYFFSSVINGIQDMVNPLGVNMIISQSNESYEEEKNIIQTFTSIRVDGFLISPSSETKNFGHLKILTDNNIPLVIFDRDCEGIEVDKVFVDEYNGAFQAVEHLIQTGCKRVAHIAGQQTLSTARHRFKGYKDALSKHNIPVNEKYIVESCGFAPEHGIDPTKKLLALPNPPDAIFAINDGVAIGAMYVIKEAGIKIPEEISVIGFDDDPHSSFFKPSLSTVWQPTYEMGVLAARFLMKRINASNEILSFRIETLLPELVVRGSSR from the coding sequence ATGAAAAAGTCGCGTACCACCATAACTGAAATTGCAAATCAACTGGGGGTTTCTCCCTCAACGGTTTCGCGTGCTTTGAATGACCATCCTGCAATAAGCAAAAAAACAAAAAAGGCGGTAGTAAAACTGGCCCGAAAATTAAACTATCAACCCAATTTACTTGCTCTTAATTTACTGAAAAACAAAACCAACACAATAGGTGTGGTGGTTCCTGAAATCACGAGTTATTTTTTTTCTTCGGTAATTAACGGAATCCAGGATATGGTGAACCCTTTGGGAGTGAATATGATTATCAGCCAGTCAAACGAATCTTACGAAGAAGAAAAAAATATTATTCAAACTTTTACATCCATTCGGGTAGATGGATTTTTAATTTCTCCGTCGTCTGAAACTAAAAATTTTGGTCATCTAAAAATATTAACCGACAACAATATTCCTTTGGTAATTTTCGACCGTGATTGTGAAGGAATTGAAGTGGATAAAGTTTTTGTTGACGAATACAATGGTGCTTTTCAGGCTGTAGAGCATTTGATTCAGACCGGTTGTAAAAGAGTGGCGCACATTGCCGGGCAGCAGACGCTTTCCACAGCGCGGCACCGTTTCAAAGGATACAAAGATGCTTTAAGCAAACACAATATCCCGGTAAATGAAAAATATATTGTTGAAAGTTGCGGGTTTGCACCGGAACATGGGATCGACCCCACAAAAAAACTTCTGGCGCTGCCCAATCCTCCCGATGCTATATTTGCAATTAATGACGGTGTAGCCATTGGGGCAATGTATGTAATAAAAGAGGCGGGAATAAAAATTCCTGAAGAAATATCTGTTATTGGTTTTGATGACGATCCACACTCCTCTTTTTTTAAACCTTCCTTATCTACAGTTTGGCAGCCCACCTACGAAATGGGAGTTCTAGCTGCCCGCTTTTTGATGAAACGAATTAATGCTTCAAATGAGATTTTAAGCTTCAGAATTGAAACGTTGCTGCCCGAGTTGGTTGTTCGGGGCTCTTCCAGATAA
- the iolB gene encoding 5-deoxy-glucuronate isomerase, whose protein sequence is MIKDKKYRLLAKPDPNNGIYQSVLKEETGWQFLNFQARLMKKGEIWAGNTEGNEYAIILLGGNFSVKSDKGNWETKNGRKDVFSGIAHSLYLPRNTKFELTAESEVLDIAYGWCETDEDHPAYFKRPEEAAIEIRGGDNATRQINSLLQPGFDCHRLVSVEVYTPSGNWSSFPAHKHDDRKVDDNGDVTEACLEETYFYKIDKPQGFAIQQVYNDDRSLDEIAVARNNDIVLVPGGYHPVVAGHGYNVYYLNFLTGSDQSLANTDDPEHEWIYNSWKGLDPRVPVVTAEMNNLK, encoded by the coding sequence ATGATAAAAGACAAAAAATACAGATTATTGGCGAAACCAGATCCGAATAACGGAATTTATCAGAGTGTTTTAAAGGAAGAAACAGGGTGGCAGTTTTTAAATTTTCAGGCCCGGTTAATGAAAAAAGGTGAAATATGGGCAGGAAACACGGAAGGCAACGAATATGCCATTATTTTACTTGGGGGTAATTTTTCTGTAAAATCCGATAAAGGAAACTGGGAAACCAAAAATGGGCGAAAAGACGTATTTAGCGGAATTGCCCATTCATTGTACCTTCCGCGGAACACAAAGTTTGAGTTAACTGCTGAAAGCGAAGTTCTCGATATTGCATACGGATGGTGTGAAACGGATGAAGATCATCCCGCATATTTTAAACGACCGGAAGAGGCAGCCATCGAAATTCGTGGTGGTGACAATGCAACACGTCAGATCAACAGTTTGCTTCAACCCGGATTCGATTGTCATCGTTTGGTTTCGGTGGAAGTTTACACGCCATCGGGAAACTGGAGCTCATTTCCGGCACATAAACACGACGATCGAAAAGTGGATGATAATGGCGATGTGACAGAGGCATGTTTAGAGGAAACCTATTTTTATAAAATAGACAAACCACAGGGATTTGCCATTCAGCAGGTATACAACGACGACCGAAGTCTGGATGAAATTGCCGTTGCCCGTAATAACGATATCGTTCTGGTTCCGGGCGGATATCACCCCGTTGTTGCCGGTCATGGATACAATGTGTACTACCTTAATTTTTTAACCGGAAGCGACCAGTCGCTCGCCAACACTGACGATCCGGAACACGAATGGATATACAATTCGTGGAAGGGACTTGATCCGAGAGTACCTGTTGTAACAGCCGAAATGAATAATTTGAAATAA